A window of Pedobacter lusitanus contains these coding sequences:
- a CDS encoding RidA family protein gives MKTIINTSNAPAPIGPYSQAVLANGFLYVSGQIPINPATGQLTQSSIKEETEQVMRNLNAVLLEAGFEFTHILKSTIFLSDMDLFAEVNEVYGSYFESDFPARETVAVKGLPKGVNVEISVIAYKG, from the coding sequence ATGAAAACAATCATCAACACCTCGAATGCACCAGCTCCGATCGGCCCTTATAGCCAGGCTGTATTAGCTAATGGATTTCTGTATGTATCCGGACAAATCCCAATCAATCCTGCAACGGGACAATTAACACAGTCTTCAATTAAAGAAGAAACTGAACAGGTTATGCGTAATCTGAATGCTGTTTTATTAGAAGCAGGTTTTGAATTTACACATATCCTGAAGTCGACTATATTTTTATCGGATATGGATTTGTTTGCAGAAGTAAACGAAGTATATGGTTCATATTTTGAATCTGACTTCCCTGCGCGTGAAACCGTAGCTGTGAAGGGTCTTCCTAAGGGTGTAAATGTAGAGATTTCAGTTATTGCTTATAAGGGATAA
- a CDS encoding DUF6728 family protein, with translation MYFFRKKDPNRPTSVDIKIMHVINALAISIFIIGIILKLLHWI, from the coding sequence ATGTACTTTTTTAGAAAAAAAGATCCGAACAGGCCAACTAGTGTTGACATCAAAATTATGCATGTCATCAATGCGCTTGCCATATCAATTTTCATAATTGGAATCATCTTGAAACTTTTACACTGGATATAA
- a CDS encoding OmpA family protein translates to MNYSTLKKGLAVSFVAVMGVTTLASAQDSTSTSTSAKVFGGRGQYRTWSIGVNAGVLSPFVAIGGTNDLKNADVNLGYGVSLRKQLGHAFGLEGNIFRGKVSGTNKDRPGGQLNGITASETQIGYAADIRGVVNVATVDFLRRENSVNFFVTVGYGLVAYAPKVTAVGGAVTDWKDKAGDNHDKTYVKEAYIPVGAGVKFKVSDRVAFNLGYTMHFIDGDNFNGIYGSTTTKDKFSYGYAGLEFSLGSKSKPNLDWVNPLAMMYDELKDPSLRREVEALKSRVSNVEKSVEDLKKDSDGDGVSDQFDKCPGTPAGTAVDGSGCPLPVATTTVAPVNTSNLTGFETIQFEFNSSVLKTESYPTLDKLSSVLKESNGKALVKGYASSEGTAAYNLKLSKDRANSVKTYLVNSGVSASKVATKGLGEANPIASNDTEEGRIQNRRVETSRN, encoded by the coding sequence ATGAATTATTCTACTTTAAAGAAGGGTTTAGCAGTTTCTTTTGTTGCAGTTATGGGTGTTACCACTCTTGCTTCAGCACAGGATTCTACTTCGACTTCAACTTCAGCCAAAGTGTTTGGCGGAAGAGGCCAGTACAGAACCTGGTCTATCGGTGTTAATGCTGGTGTTTTATCTCCATTCGTTGCGATTGGTGGTACAAATGACTTGAAAAATGCTGATGTTAACTTAGGTTATGGCGTTTCATTGAGAAAACAATTAGGTCATGCATTTGGTTTAGAAGGTAACATTTTCCGTGGAAAAGTTTCTGGAACTAACAAAGACAGACCAGGTGGTCAGCTTAATGGTATCACTGCTTCTGAAACTCAGATCGGTTATGCTGCTGACATCCGTGGTGTTGTTAATGTTGCAACTGTAGATTTCTTACGTCGTGAGAATTCAGTTAACTTCTTCGTTACTGTTGGTTACGGTTTAGTTGCTTATGCTCCTAAAGTAACAGCAGTTGGTGGTGCAGTTACTGACTGGAAAGACAAAGCTGGTGATAACCATGACAAAACTTATGTTAAAGAAGCTTACATCCCAGTTGGTGCTGGTGTGAAATTCAAAGTTTCTGACCGTGTTGCTTTTAACTTAGGTTATACAATGCACTTCATTGATGGTGATAACTTCAACGGAATTTATGGTAGCACAACTACTAAAGATAAATTCTCATACGGTTACGCTGGATTAGAATTCTCATTAGGTTCTAAATCTAAACCAAACCTGGATTGGGTTAACCCACTTGCAATGATGTATGATGAATTGAAAGATCCTTCATTACGTCGTGAAGTTGAAGCACTTAAATCTCGTGTTTCTAACGTTGAAAAATCTGTTGAAGATTTGAAAAAAGATAGCGATGGTGACGGTGTTTCTGATCAGTTTGACAAATGCCCAGGAACTCCTGCAGGTACTGCAGTTGATGGATCAGGATGTCCTCTTCCAGTTGCTACTACTACTGTAGCTCCTGTTAACACTAGTAACTTAACTGGTTTTGAGACTATCCAATTTGAATTCAACTCTTCAGTTTTAAAAACTGAATCATACCCAACTTTAGATAAATTATCTTCAGTGTTAAAAGAAAGCAATGGTAAAGCCTTAGTAAAAGGTTATGCTTCAAGCGAAGGTACTGCTGCTTATAACCTGAAATTATCTAAAGACAGAGCTAATTCAGTAAAAACTTACTTAGTTAACTCTGGAGTTAGTGCTAGCAAAGTTGCTACAAAAGGTTTAGGTGAAGCAAATCCAATCGCTTCTAACGATACTGAAGAAGGTCGTATCCAAAACCGTCGTGTTGAAACTTCAAGAAACTAG
- a CDS encoding aminopeptidase P family protein: MKYQNPENKLFVKNRTNFNKHLKNNSLAIFNSNDEFPRSGDQSFPFKQNCDLFYLSGIDQEKTILLLYPDCPNPLYREVLFLRQTNEHIKIWEGHKYTKPMAELASGIKKIYWLEDFDNIIHSIIPYADHIYLNTNENDSSPHTVAYRDIRFIEEMKKRYPLHHYERAAPIMRQLRETKSAEEVQLIQKACDITKDAFIRVLKFTRPEVTEYEIEAEIIHEFIRQRATGHAYPPIIASGNNANILHYGDNNQTCKENELILMDFGAEYANYNADLSRTIPVSGRFTPRQKDVYKSVQHVMQEAKKLMIPGTSINDYNTNAGELMTEQLVRLGLISLEEIKNQNPAYPAYKKYFMHGISHHLGLDVHDFAGRYTPFTAGNLLTCEPGIYIPAEGFGIRLENNILITADGNIDLMAEIPLEAEEIEEIMNSPI, encoded by the coding sequence ATGAAATATCAGAATCCTGAAAATAAACTCTTTGTTAAAAACAGAACAAATTTCAATAAACACCTAAAAAACAATTCATTAGCTATATTCAATTCCAATGATGAGTTTCCAAGAAGCGGGGACCAGAGTTTCCCTTTTAAACAAAATTGTGACCTGTTTTATCTTTCCGGGATAGACCAGGAAAAAACAATATTGCTGCTTTATCCTGATTGTCCTAATCCCTTATATAGAGAAGTCCTTTTTTTAAGACAGACAAATGAGCACATCAAAATATGGGAAGGTCATAAGTATACCAAACCGATGGCAGAACTTGCCTCCGGCATAAAAAAAATCTACTGGCTGGAAGATTTTGACAATATTATTCACAGTATTATTCCTTATGCAGATCACATTTACCTGAATACCAATGAGAATGACAGCAGCCCGCATACAGTTGCTTACCGGGATATCCGTTTTATTGAAGAGATGAAAAAGAGATACCCGCTGCATCATTATGAAAGAGCGGCACCGATTATGCGTCAGCTTCGCGAAACAAAATCTGCCGAAGAAGTGCAGTTAATCCAAAAAGCATGTGATATTACAAAAGATGCTTTTATCCGGGTACTTAAATTTACGCGTCCCGAAGTAACAGAATACGAGATAGAGGCGGAGATTATCCATGAATTTATCAGACAACGGGCTACCGGACATGCCTATCCGCCAATTATCGCTTCAGGCAATAATGCAAACATTCTCCATTATGGCGATAATAATCAGACATGCAAAGAGAATGAATTAATCCTGATGGACTTCGGTGCAGAATACGCTAATTACAACGCAGATTTATCCCGTACCATTCCTGTCAGTGGCAGATTTACACCAAGACAAAAAGATGTTTACAAGTCAGTACAGCATGTAATGCAGGAAGCGAAGAAATTAATGATACCCGGCACTTCAATAAATGATTATAATACCAATGCCGGTGAGCTAATGACTGAACAACTGGTCAGACTTGGGTTAATCTCTCTGGAAGAAATAAAAAATCAGAACCCGGCATATCCCGCTTATAAAAAGTATTTCATGCATGGGATAAGCCATCACCTTGGTCTGGATGTTCATGATTTCGCTGGCAGATATACACCTTTCACTGCAGGTAATCTGCTAACCTGCGAGCCCGGAATTTATATTCCTGCAGAAGGTTTCGGTATCCGTCTGGAAAATAACATATTGATAACAGCAGATGGCAATATCGATTTAATGGCTGAAATTCCGCTTGAAGCAGAAGAAATTGAAGAAATCATGAATAGTCCCATCTAA
- a CDS encoding glycosyltransferase family 32 protein yields MSIPKIIHQTFKTSKLPLITRWHIAGFRRKNPDYVYEFYDDKRIEAFLSEEFGEDILSLYQRINIGAAKADFFRYAVLYKKGGVYLDIDSGINGRLDNFILPGDKAVVSPEGNPDMFVQWALIYEPHHPFLKKTLELMYGNIRSNRYPHDVHQMTGPSVYTRAVRECLTESPDIPHRLTGVDYDHHFRFKYPLSKLLYEKGEHWKKAQLTKPVLKPE; encoded by the coding sequence ATGTCAATACCCAAAATCATACATCAGACATTCAAAACGTCTAAGCTACCTTTGATAACCCGCTGGCATATTGCAGGATTCAGAAGAAAAAACCCGGACTATGTTTATGAATTTTATGATGACAAACGTATTGAAGCCTTCCTGTCAGAAGAATTTGGTGAAGATATTTTATCTCTTTATCAAAGAATTAATATAGGTGCAGCTAAAGCAGATTTTTTCAGATACGCGGTACTCTATAAAAAAGGCGGGGTTTACCTGGATATTGACAGTGGGATAAATGGCCGTCTTGACAATTTCATTCTCCCCGGCGACAAGGCCGTGGTCTCTCCCGAAGGAAATCCTGACATGTTTGTACAATGGGCGTTAATATATGAACCGCATCACCCATTCCTAAAAAAAACCCTTGAGCTGATGTACGGGAACATCAGAAGCAACAGGTATCCACATGATGTTCATCAAATGACAGGACCATCAGTTTACACCAGAGCTGTTCGTGAATGTTTAACAGAATCGCCGGATATTCCTCATCGTCTAACCGGGGTAGACTATGATCATCATTTCAGATTTAAGTACCCATTAAGCAAACTGCTCTATGAAAAAGGGGAACACTGGAAGAAAGCTCAGCTGACTAAACCTGTACTAAAACCGGAATAA
- a CDS encoding glycosyl transferase, with protein MKVAGFTFIRNAVVNDYPIVEAICSILPICDEFVVAVGNSGDDTRKLIERINSPKIKIIDTIWEENLREGGAVFASETNKAFENISKDADWAFYIQGDECVHENDLPEILKQMQDNLDDKQVEGLLFKYNHFYGSYDYIAESRRWYRREIRIVRRNLNVSSYRDAQGFRIDGRKINVKLINAFINHYGWVKPPHGLVKKGLNFNTFYDPNAVIREVPVTATFDYGNADKLNHFKGTHPAVMTGRIHKANWKFSIDPTKTKNNDSFRIKLLLKIYKLTGIRIGEYKNYKLIR; from the coding sequence ATGAAAGTTGCCGGTTTTACCTTTATCAGAAATGCAGTAGTAAATGACTATCCTATTGTTGAAGCAATCTGCTCAATTCTACCTATTTGCGATGAGTTTGTCGTTGCTGTGGGAAACTCCGGAGATGACACCAGAAAATTAATTGAGCGTATCAACTCTCCAAAAATAAAGATCATAGATACAATCTGGGAGGAGAACCTCAGAGAAGGCGGGGCTGTGTTTGCTTCCGAAACCAATAAAGCTTTTGAAAATATATCCAAAGATGCCGACTGGGCATTCTATATACAGGGTGACGAATGTGTTCATGAAAATGACCTCCCGGAAATTCTGAAACAGATGCAGGACAACCTGGATGATAAACAGGTAGAGGGCTTACTTTTCAAGTATAACCACTTCTATGGCTCTTATGATTATATAGCCGAATCAAGAAGATGGTACAGAAGAGAAATCCGCATTGTAAGAAGAAATCTCAACGTCAGTTCGTACAGAGATGCTCAGGGTTTCAGAATTGACGGAAGAAAAATAAATGTAAAATTAATCAATGCTTTCATTAACCATTATGGCTGGGTAAAACCGCCACACGGACTAGTGAAAAAAGGGTTAAACTTCAATACATTTTATGATCCCAATGCCGTTATCAGAGAGGTGCCTGTAACCGCTACTTTTGATTATGGCAATGCCGATAAGTTAAATCATTTCAAAGGAACACATCCGGCAGTCATGACCGGGCGTATCCATAAGGCTAACTGGAAATTCAGCATCGACCCTACAAAAACCAAAAATAACGACAGCTTCCGTATCAAATTATTATTAAAAATATATAAGCTTACGGGAATCAGAATAGGTGAATATAAAAACTACAAGCTGATCCGGTAG
- the meaB gene encoding methylmalonyl Co-A mutase-associated GTPase MeaB has protein sequence MNSCLSLVADIKKGNFIALARALTLVENSINGSEELLKEIQINQQVPVIGITGPPGAGKSTLVNAMIEKWTEKGKRIAVIAVDPTSPFNLGSLLGDRIRMSAHFNKPNVFIRSVATRGSVGGLSAKIIEMVDVLRSADFDYIIVETVGVGQSEIEIAGLADLTIVVLVPEAGDEIQHIKSGLMEIGNVFVVNKADRDGAATFANNLTKMLHQRHTVVPVFKTVADKGTGIDELLNWINEAPVHENERKIYLYVEKAFRLIQNYRMKDIIRTDLQQKIAGAYAEDNFNLYKFINQYR, from the coding sequence ATGAATAGCTGCTTGTCGCTTGTTGCTGATATTAAGAAGGGAAATTTTATTGCGTTGGCCAGAGCTCTTACTTTGGTCGAGAATAGTATAAACGGGAGTGAAGAGTTATTAAAAGAAATACAGATTAATCAGCAGGTTCCTGTGATTGGTATTACAGGCCCTCCAGGTGCTGGTAAGAGTACATTAGTCAATGCGATGATTGAAAAATGGACTGAAAAAGGAAAACGTATAGCTGTTATTGCAGTAGATCCTACTTCTCCGTTTAATCTGGGATCACTTTTAGGGGACCGGATCCGGATGTCTGCACATTTTAATAAACCTAATGTATTTATCCGCTCGGTAGCAACAAGAGGGTCAGTTGGTGGACTCTCTGCAAAGATTATTGAAATGGTGGATGTACTGAGGTCTGCTGATTTTGATTATATCATTGTGGAAACTGTTGGAGTTGGGCAGTCAGAAATAGAAATTGCGGGTCTGGCAGATTTAACCATCGTAGTTTTAGTACCTGAGGCGGGTGACGAAATTCAGCATATTAAATCGGGTTTAATGGAAATCGGAAATGTTTTTGTAGTTAATAAGGCAGACAGGGATGGCGCAGCTACATTTGCGAATAATCTTACCAAGATGCTGCATCAGCGTCATACCGTTGTTCCTGTTTTTAAAACGGTTGCTGATAAGGGGACGGGTATTGATGAATTGCTAAACTGGATTAACGAAGCACCTGTTCATGAAAATGAGCGGAAAATATACCTGTATGTAGAAAAGGCATTCAGGTTAATTCAGAATTACAGAATGAAGGATATAATCAGAACAGACCTCCAGCAAAAAATTGCCGGGGCCTATGCGGAGGATAATTTTAATTTGTATAAGTTTATTAATCAGTACAGATAG
- a CDS encoding ABC transporter ATP-binding protein produces the protein MKIYFRLLSFAKPIEKYAIPYIIVTLLAIFFNTFLFTLLGPLLETLFSTTKVTMLEKASTLDFIGQFNSYINFTIVTYGKLYTLKIVCAIIVGSVFLANFFRYMSQRIMEDLRVHTLLNLRRAVFNNVMDQHIGYFSNEKKGDIISKIASDVQVVQGTVTNTLQVVFKEPVQVIFYIGVLLSISIKLTVFSLLVIPVSGFIISKIVKRLRHQAKELHESFAKMIGFLDEALGGIRIIKAFNATSRIKDKFQNENIYYSDLTRKIARRQQLASPVSQTLGVLVVVFIVLYGGSMILSNQGDLTPSKFLVYIAVFSQVMQPIKALSDSFSAIHTGIAAGERVLDLVDIKPELTDKENAVQLNEFNDRIQFDHVFFNYGEKEVLKDINITITKGQTVALVGPSGGGKSTLIDLIPRFYDPKSGSVLIDGVNLKDAALNSLRHQMGTVNQESILFNDTIYNNIAFGKPEATQEEVIAAAKIANAHDFILNTENGYETSIGDRGNKLSGGQKQRICIARAVLANPPIMLLDEATSALDTESEKLVQDALNNLMKNRTSIVIAHRLSTIQHADTIIVIDNGTVSERGTHLELLAQNGLYKRLIDMQTFAD, from the coding sequence ATGAAGATCTATTTCAGGCTATTAAGCTTTGCAAAACCAATTGAGAAATACGCTATTCCATATATTATAGTGACCTTATTAGCCATTTTCTTTAACACATTCCTATTCACCTTATTAGGTCCGTTACTGGAAACCCTTTTTTCTACTACAAAAGTAACGATGCTGGAAAAAGCCTCAACGCTTGACTTTATTGGCCAGTTCAATAGTTATATCAACTTCACTATAGTCACTTATGGTAAATTATATACCTTAAAGATAGTTTGTGCTATTATTGTCGGCAGTGTCTTTTTGGCCAATTTTTTCCGTTACATGTCTCAGCGCATCATGGAAGACCTGAGAGTTCACACTTTGCTTAATTTACGCCGTGCAGTTTTCAATAACGTTATGGATCAGCATATCGGCTACTTCAGCAATGAGAAGAAGGGTGATATTATCTCTAAAATTGCTTCAGATGTTCAGGTCGTACAAGGTACAGTTACCAATACCCTCCAGGTCGTTTTTAAAGAACCTGTCCAGGTAATATTTTATATTGGAGTTTTATTATCTATTTCCATAAAACTGACCGTCTTTTCCCTTCTTGTTATTCCGGTTTCCGGCTTTATCATTAGTAAAATTGTTAAAAGATTGAGACATCAGGCAAAAGAACTGCATGAAAGTTTTGCCAAAATGATTGGGTTCTTAGACGAAGCATTAGGCGGGATAAGAATTATTAAAGCCTTTAATGCAACCTCAAGAATAAAAGATAAGTTTCAGAATGAAAACATTTATTATTCCGATTTAACCAGAAAAATAGCCCGCAGGCAGCAACTGGCCTCGCCGGTATCTCAAACGCTGGGAGTTCTTGTCGTTGTTTTCATTGTATTATACGGAGGATCGATGATCCTGAGCAATCAGGGAGATCTTACTCCTTCTAAATTCCTGGTATATATTGCCGTATTTTCACAGGTGATGCAACCAATCAAAGCGTTGTCAGATTCCTTTAGTGCAATCCATACCGGGATAGCAGCCGGTGAAAGAGTTCTAGATCTGGTAGATATTAAACCAGAATTAACGGATAAAGAAAACGCTGTCCAGCTTAATGAATTTAATGACCGCATTCAATTTGACCATGTCTTTTTCAATTATGGAGAAAAAGAAGTCCTGAAAGATATCAATATAACAATTACCAAAGGTCAGACCGTTGCTCTGGTTGGTCCTTCCGGAGGCGGAAAAAGTACATTGATAGATCTTATCCCAAGGTTTTATGATCCAAAATCCGGCAGTGTCCTTATTGACGGTGTCAATCTGAAAGATGCAGCGCTCAACAGCCTTAGACATCAGATGGGAACAGTTAATCAGGAGTCTATCCTTTTTAATGACACGATCTATAATAATATTGCATTCGGAAAACCAGAAGCAACCCAGGAAGAGGTTATTGCTGCTGCAAAAATTGCCAATGCACATGATTTCATTCTGAATACAGAAAATGGCTATGAAACCAGCATAGGAGACAGGGGTAATAAATTATCAGGCGGCCAGAAACAAAGGATATGTATTGCCAGAGCCGTATTGGCTAATCCACCGATCATGCTGCTCGATGAAGCAACTTCAGCACTGGATACAGAATCAGAAAAACTGGTACAGGATGCCTTAAACAACCTGATGAAAAACAGGACTTCTATTGTGATTGCACACAGATTAAGTACAATTCAGCATGCAGACACCATTATTGTAATAGATAACGGGACAGTTTCAGAGCGCGGCACCCACCTTGAATTACTTGCGCAGAATGGTCTTTACAAAAGACTTATTGACATGCAGACTTTTGCAGATTAA
- a CDS encoding glycosyltransferase family 4 protein produces MKLAFDCERMKYAHTGIFEYCHQLGQALKADKSAADQISYYLKPDLQQYFDAEDHFLNQNSLQKFIFPRHRHIDLWHTTYQLSSYIPVSKSIKRVLTIHDLNFLHEGKSLSKTNYYLKKHQKNIDLADHIVAISNFTKQDILKNLDTGNKPITVIYNGCAEGILSAQTIPAYIAAKPFLFALGTVNPKKNFHVLIPLLTGNDYELIIAGKTEPDYRDKIMAEASSYQVADRVKVIGPVSEQEKLWYYKNCEAFLFPSIAEGFGIPPIEAMRFGKPTFLSSATSLPEIGGDVAYYFNSYEPAAIKQVFEDGMNAYNRLQPAQEIIRHAKQFNWDNSAKAYWKVYRETLNQS; encoded by the coding sequence ATGAAATTAGCCTTTGATTGTGAACGAATGAAATATGCTCATACAGGAATATTTGAGTATTGTCATCAATTGGGGCAGGCACTGAAGGCAGATAAAAGTGCAGCAGATCAGATCAGTTATTATCTTAAACCTGATCTGCAGCAATATTTTGATGCTGAAGATCATTTTCTTAATCAGAACAGCTTACAGAAATTCATTTTCCCCAGACACCGTCATATAGATCTCTGGCATACAACTTATCAGCTATCATCTTATATCCCGGTTAGTAAGTCCATTAAACGGGTGCTGACCATTCATGATCTTAACTTTCTCCATGAGGGCAAGTCTTTGTCAAAAACAAATTACTACTTAAAGAAACATCAAAAAAACATAGACCTTGCAGATCATATTGTAGCAATATCAAACTTTACGAAACAAGATATTCTCAAAAATCTGGATACAGGTAATAAACCCATAACTGTTATCTATAATGGCTGCGCTGAAGGTATCCTTTCTGCACAAACCATCCCGGCATACATTGCTGCAAAGCCATTCCTTTTTGCTTTAGGCACCGTAAATCCCAAAAAGAATTTTCACGTCTTAATCCCCCTGCTAACCGGAAACGATTACGAACTGATTATTGCCGGAAAAACTGAACCTGACTACAGAGACAAAATAATGGCCGAAGCGAGCAGCTATCAGGTAGCAGACAGAGTAAAAGTTATCGGTCCTGTATCAGAGCAGGAAAAATTATGGTATTATAAAAACTGTGAAGCTTTTTTATTCCCATCCATTGCCGAAGGTTTTGGTATTCCGCCTATAGAAGCAATGAGATTTGGTAAACCGACTTTTCTGTCCAGTGCGACTTCACTACCTGAAATAGGAGGTGATGTAGCTTATTATTTCAACAGCTATGAGCCTGCAGCTATAAAACAAGTATTTGAGGATGGCATGAATGCCTATAACCGGCTTCAACCTGCACAGGAAATCATCAGACACGCTAAACAGTTTAACTGGGATAACAGTGCCAAAGCCTACTGGAAAGTATACAGAGAGACGTTAAATCAATCGTAA
- a CDS encoding glycosyltransferase family 4 protein, with protein MKKIALVVQRYGLEVNGGAEYLCRVLAEKLNSLYEVEILTSCAKNYFTWANEYPESVTTINGVTVRRFSTSQERNKSKVHRLVRKLQSRTFSQRILKTLGLQDHTDFEQTSYDWSKQQGPFTPGLISYLETSYHEYDAVIFFTYLYFPTLYGLKAAADRSILIPTAHDEEAIYLPVYKSFFKSPKAILYLTLSEKRLVNRLFSNADIYSDIVGAGIEKVIPEHKFTAAEILKSDQPYLIYIGRIDPDKGGEILFQNFLKYKEATKNAIKLVLVGTAFMDIPKHEDIISMGFVDDDVKYALLQEAKALVMPSLYESLSLVTLEGMLAGVPVIANKDCEVLKDHIENSQAGFTFNDFESFKFAVDKILSKGMDLHTLQYNGRKYIAENYSWEAVISKMTKAIDFVSEKNS; from the coding sequence ATGAAAAAAATTGCCCTGGTTGTACAGCGATATGGTTTAGAGGTCAATGGCGGTGCAGAATATCTTTGCAGAGTGCTGGCTGAAAAACTGAACTCTCTGTATGAGGTTGAAATCCTGACTTCCTGTGCGAAGAATTATTTTACCTGGGCCAATGAATATCCTGAAAGCGTGACAACAATTAACGGGGTAACGGTGAGGAGGTTTAGTACGTCTCAGGAAAGGAATAAAAGTAAGGTACATCGTTTAGTGAGGAAATTACAATCCAGAACTTTTTCTCAGAGAATATTAAAAACACTGGGTCTTCAGGATCATACGGATTTTGAACAGACAAGCTATGACTGGTCTAAGCAACAAGGACCGTTTACTCCAGGGCTGATCAGTTATCTGGAAACCAGTTATCATGAATATGATGCAGTGATCTTTTTTACTTATCTGTATTTTCCTACGCTATATGGGCTTAAAGCGGCAGCTGACCGTTCTATTTTAATCCCTACTGCGCATGATGAGGAGGCTATTTATTTACCGGTATACAAGTCTTTCTTTAAATCACCAAAAGCTATTTTATACCTTACACTTTCTGAAAAAAGACTGGTAAACCGGTTGTTCAGTAACGCAGATATTTATAGTGACATTGTCGGAGCAGGAATTGAGAAGGTAATACCTGAACATAAATTTACTGCTGCTGAAATCCTCAAATCTGATCAGCCTTATCTGATTTACATTGGCAGAATAGATCCTGATAAAGGAGGAGAAATCCTGTTTCAGAATTTCTTAAAATATAAAGAGGCTACTAAAAACGCAATAAAGCTGGTTTTGGTTGGAACTGCTTTTATGGATATTCCTAAACATGAAGATATTATCAGTATGGGATTTGTGGACGATGATGTTAAATATGCTTTATTACAGGAGGCAAAAGCACTGGTTATGCCTTCTTTGTATGAAAGTTTATCATTGGTAACTTTAGAGGGAATGTTAGCCGGAGTCCCTGTTATTGCCAACAAAGACTGTGAAGTGCTCAAAGATCACATTGAAAATAGTCAGGCAGGATTTACTTTTAACGATTTTGAAAGCTTTAAATTTGCTGTGGATAAAATTTTAAGCAAAGGAATGGATCTGCATACACTGCAGTATAATGGCAGGAAATATATAGCGGAAAATTATAGCTGGGAAGCAGTGATTAGTAAAATGACAAAGGCTATAGATTTTGTGTCTGAAAAGAATTCCTGA
- a CDS encoding glycosyltransferase family 2 protein, producing the protein MSIKLSIITVNYNDSAGLQKTINSVLNQSLQNFEFIIIDGNSNDGSKELLQQNSEPSIRWISEPDNGIYHAMNKGTRMATGEYLLFLNSGDILFDTEVIKQVDQEIDGTYGIYYGDIIFEEPEQQKKIVFPDKLSFTFFYKQSLSHQASFIKKALFDELFFYNEDFKIVSDWEFFTYAICKQNITYKHLNILVTIYDGNGISSNADNLKLMYQEREISLRRYFPAFKDDYTQIGELEHKRVKQFFYIKGHPFAWKILKFCIKAITLFLPKNKIKE; encoded by the coding sequence ATGAGTATTAAATTATCAATAATTACCGTCAATTATAATGACAGTGCAGGGTTACAAAAAACAATTAACAGCGTTTTAAATCAATCCCTCCAAAATTTTGAATTTATAATTATTGATGGTAACAGCAATGACGGAAGTAAAGAATTACTGCAGCAAAACAGTGAGCCGTCAATACGCTGGATAAGTGAGCCGGACAATGGCATTTATCATGCGATGAACAAAGGTACCCGCATGGCTACCGGAGAATACTTATTATTTTTAAATAGCGGAGATATACTATTCGATACAGAAGTGATTAAACAGGTTGACCAGGAAATAGATGGCACCTATGGTATTTACTATGGTGATATTATCTTCGAGGAGCCTGAACAACAGAAAAAGATAGTATTTCCTGATAAACTTTCTTTCACGTTTTTTTACAAACAAAGTCTGTCACACCAGGCAAGCTTCATCAAAAAAGCGCTCTTTGATGAACTTTTTTTTTACAATGAAGACTTTAAAATCGTATCCGACTGGGAGTTTTTCACCTACGCGATTTGCAAACAGAATATAACTTATAAACACCTGAATATATTAGTTACCATCTATGATGGGAACGGGATATCCTCCAATGCAGATAACTTAAAGCTGATGTATCAGGAGCGCGAAATTTCCCTGCGCAGGTATTTTCCTGCCTTTAAAGATGATTATACTCAGATAGGTGAACTGGAACACAAAAGAGTGAAGCAATTTTTTTATATCAAAGGGCATCCTTTTGCCTGGAAGATTTTAAAATTCTGCATTAAAGCAATTACGTTATTTCTCCCAAAGAACAAGATAAAAGAATGA